The nucleotide sequence TACCTCCTCCACCGCCGGAAAGCCGAGCGTCCACAGCGCCAGATCGACGAGGTGGATGCCCAGGTCCATGACGCACCCGCCGCCGGATAGGTGTGCGTCGTAGAACCAGTCCTTGTCGGGGCCGTACGCATTGTGGAAGACGAGATCCGCCGCATACACGCGGCCGATTGCTTCCGCAGAGACCAGCTCGCGGATGCGCTGCATGCCGGTGGTGAACCGGTAGGAGAGATCCACCTCGAGCAGCAGATCGGCCTTGCGGGCCGTCTCCACCACCCGTGCCACCTCGTCGGCCGTGCGGCCCAGGGGCTTCTGACAGAACACGGCCGCCCCGCTCTCGAGGGCAGCGATTGCCTGTTCCGCATGCAGCGCGCTCGGCGTGGCAATCACGATCCCGTCCAGGCCGGCAGAGAGCATCTCTTCGAACGGGCCCACCACCTTCGCCCCCGGAACGCTCTCGACGGCCGCCGAAGCCATCTCCGGGGCGGGGTCGCAGATCATCGCCACGTGGCCGAACCCGCTCCGATGGATCGCTTCCATCCGGTGCCGTCCGATCCAGCCGGTCCCCAGAAAGCCGAGCCGGGGCGCTGCCTCCGCCCGCCTGTGCTCGCTCGAGCGCACGTGCAGTTTCGCGTCGACCCCTTCGGCCTCCGCCTCGGTCGAATCGACACGCGGTTTCGCCCCGACTCCTGCGGGGTCCGCCTCGCTCGAGCGCGCACTCTGCCTCGCCCCGACCTCGGCGGGGTCCGCCTTGCTCGTGGCGCTCGCATCCTGCCAGTTTGCCGGACTCATGCGATGGTGATGAGCGCCTTGATGAATCCTTCGGGCCGGTCCCGCGCCGCATCCAGCGCTTCTCCGAGCCGCTCGAGCAGAAACCAGTGGGTATAGAGCGGCGAGGGATCCAGTCGTCCTTCGGCCATAGCCTGCACCGCTTCCCTCACGCCCCGCCGGACCACCTCCACGTCCCGCTCGTGCGCGTTGATGACGTCGATTCCGCGCCAGTTCCAGAGCTGCATGTTCACCTGCCGCGGCCCGTCCTGGTGGTAGCCCGCGACGATCAGCCGTCCCCCCTCCCGGGTCAGCTCACCGGCAAGGTCGAGCGGCCACTGCTTCCCCACCGCCTCGATGACGCGGTCGCACATTGCGCCACGCGTGCACTCCTTCACCTCCTCGATGATGCCCGTGTGATCGTCCATCGGGATGGTGCGCGCGGCACCCATTCTTTCGGCCAGCGCGAGGGCGGATGGGCGTCGGGAGATGGCGATGACCTTTGCTCCCGTCCGGGCGGCGAGCTGCGTCAGCAGGAGCCCGAGGAAGCCCGTCCCGACGATGGCTACGGTCTGGCCCGGCTCCACCGCGCTGCGGCGGAGGATGTTCATCACGCAGCCGAGCGGCTCACCCGGCAGCGGGATGTCGCGCAGCACGGTCGGGATCGGGACCACATCGACGGCGTCGAGGACCAGGTGCGTGGCGAACGCACCGTTGGCGATCGTGGCCACCCGGTCGCCCTCTTCGATACCCGTCACTCCACTGCCGATCCGGTCCACCAGCCCCCAGCCTTCGTGACCCGGCGCCCCGTCGGGAAAGGGGTACTCAAACCAGGGGGCCCCCGCCCAGGGCGCGAGGTTCGAGGCGCAGACGCCGCACCCCTCCAGTCTGACGCGTACCTGGCCGGGACCTGGCTCCGGCAGCCCAGCCGTTTTCAGCTGGATCCTTCCTGGAGCCGCCAGGACCGCGCTGCGGGCGTGAGTCTCGAGGCGCGTGGCCGTGCTGGTCGCCTCCTGCCTCACCTCGATCAAGGGGCCTCCCTCGCGAGCTCGCGGAGCAGTTCGTCGTCGACGGCCGTCACGCCGGCAACACGTGCGCTCGAGGTGGCCACTGGAGCGCGGGTCGGAGGCATCGACGACTCGAGCCACTCGAAAAGCAGCTCCAGGCCGCGCTGCCACGGGGTCAGCGGATGCCAATCCAGGACACGCCGCGCCTTGCCGGTGTCGCTGATGTAGACCTTCTGGTCGCCCGGCCGGCTCGTCGCCCGGTGAATGGGCACCCTCCGACCACTGACCTGCAGCAGCCGGTCGAGCACCCGCTGGACGGAGACCGCGTTGGTCGGCCCGCCTCCGATGTTGAAGATCTCACCGGCGGTCTCGTCGATGCGGTCCATGGCGGCCAGCATCGCCCGCACCAGGTCATCGGCCCAGAGGATGTCGCGGACCTGGTGGCCGCTGCCGTAGACCGTGATCGGAGCGTCCGCGAGCAGTGAGCGGGCAAAGTGGGCCACCCAACCCTGATCCTCCGTGCCGAACTGCCGCGTCCCGTAGATGCAGCTCATGCGGAAGACCACGGTCGGAATGCCGAAGATCCGGGCGTAGTCGTGGACGTACTGGTCTGCGGAGCCCTTGGAGCAGCCGTAAGGGGAGTAGAAGTCGAGCGGTGTTTCCTCGTTGATCCCCAGACGTCCGTCGGCGTAGCAGTAGGCGTCGCCGCGTCGGGTTACCTCAACGCCCTTCAGCGCGCCGTATACCTTGTTGGTGGACGTGAAGAGCAGCGGAGGGGGCGTCGCACGCCTGCGGATCGCCTCCAGGATGTTGAAGGTGCCGAGCAGGTTGGTGTTCAAGTCCAGCGCGGGATCCTCGAGCGAGGTAGTCACCGCCACCTGCGCAGCCAGGTGGAAGACCTGCCGCGCCATCGACACCAGTTGCCCGATCGCTTCCGCGTCGCGGATGTCCACCACCTCCAGCCGCACCAGGCGAGGGTAGCGGGACAGTAGCCACTCCGCGTTTGCGCGCACTCCGTCCCGGCTCAGGTTGTCCGCGATGACCACGGGTTCGCCGCGCGCCGCCAGGCCGTTGGCCAGGTTGGAGCCGACGAAGCCGGCGCCTCCCGTGATCAGCGTGTATTCGCCTTTCGTCATCTCCCTCTCCCTCACAGTGTAAGGCCACGTGCGGCCAGGTCGGCGACGTGCTCGCCGACGGTGTCCTCCGGCTTCTCCTGCTCATCCAGCCACTGCACCAGCTCTTGCATCCCTTCCTCGAGGCCGACGCGGGGCTCGTAGCCGAGGAGCCTGCGCGCCCTCTCGATGTCGGCGAAGCAATGCCGGATGTCTCCCACGCGGTACCGGCCGGTCACCTGCGGAGGCAGGTCGACCTCGAGCACGGCGGCAAGCGTTTCCGCGATCTCCCGCACGGTGATGGAGCGTCCAGAGCCGATGTTGAACACCCGACCGACCGCCTGCGGGTGGTCGCCGGCGAGCAAAAGCCCCTGCACCACGTCGCCAACCGAGACGAAATCCCGGCTCTGCAGCCCGTCCTCGTAGACCAATGCGGAATTACCGTTCAGCAGGCGCGAGCTGAAGATGGCCGCTACGCCCGTATACGGGTTCGAGAGCGACTGCCTGGGTCCGTAGATGTTGAAGAAGCGAAGCGCCGCGGCGGGGATTCCGTAGGCGGCGCCGATCTGGAGCACCAACCGCTCCTGGTCCGCTTTGTTCAGCGCATAGACCGAGGTAGGGTCGAGCTCCTTGTCCTCGTCGGTGGGGCGGGGTGAGAGGGA is from Longimicrobiaceae bacterium and encodes:
- a CDS encoding zinc-binding dehydrogenase — protein: MRQEATSTATRLETHARSAVLAAPGRIQLKTAGLPEPGPGQVRVRLEGCGVCASNLAPWAGAPWFEYPFPDGAPGHEGWGLVDRIGSGVTGIEEGDRVATIANGAFATHLVLDAVDVVPIPTVLRDIPLPGEPLGCVMNILRRSAVEPGQTVAIVGTGFLGLLLTQLAARTGAKVIAISRRPSALALAERMGAARTIPMDDHTGIIEEVKECTRGAMCDRVIEAVGKQWPLDLAGELTREGGRLIVAGYHQDGPRQVNMQLWNWRGIDVINAHERDVEVVRRGVREAVQAMAEGRLDPSPLYTHWFLLERLGEALDAARDRPEGFIKALITIA
- a CDS encoding NAD-dependent epimerase/dehydratase family protein, which codes for MTQRRVLVTGGAGFVGSHLVDALVERGDRVTVFDNLDPQVHGPARRIPPWLSPDAELVIGDMRDRDAVARVVRGADVVYHLAAAVGVGQSMYQIADYTATNTLGTAYLLQEIVDRKLELERLVVASSMSIYGEGRYVSPEGEDAGVVRRTEAQLRAHQWEPQDALGRSLSPRPTDEDKELDPTSVYALNKADQERLVLQIGAAYGIPAAALRFFNIYGPRQSLSNPYTGVAAIFSSRLLNGNSALVYEDGLQSRDFVSVGDVVQGLLLAGDHPQAVGRVFNIGSGRSITVREIAETLAAVLEVDLPPQVTGRYRVGDIRHCFADIERARRLLGYEPRVGLEEGMQELVQWLDEQEKPEDTVGEHVADLAARGLTL
- a CDS encoding GDP-mannose 4,6-dehydratase, which codes for MTKGEYTLITGGAGFVGSNLANGLAARGEPVVIADNLSRDGVRANAEWLLSRYPRLVRLEVVDIRDAEAIGQLVSMARQVFHLAAQVAVTTSLEDPALDLNTNLLGTFNILEAIRRRATPPPLLFTSTNKVYGALKGVEVTRRGDAYCYADGRLGINEETPLDFYSPYGCSKGSADQYVHDYARIFGIPTVVFRMSCIYGTRQFGTEDQGWVAHFARSLLADAPITVYGSGHQVRDILWADDLVRAMLAAMDRIDETAGEIFNIGGGPTNAVSVQRVLDRLLQVSGRRVPIHRATSRPGDQKVYISDTGKARRVLDWHPLTPWQRGLELLFEWLESSMPPTRAPVATSSARVAGVTAVDDELLRELAREAP
- a CDS encoding Gfo/Idh/MocA family oxidoreductase translates to MSPANWQDASATSKADPAEVGARQSARSSEADPAGVGAKPRVDSTEAEAEGVDAKLHVRSSEHRRAEAAPRLGFLGTGWIGRHRMEAIHRSGFGHVAMICDPAPEMASAAVESVPGAKVVGPFEEMLSAGLDGIVIATPSALHAEQAIAALESGAAVFCQKPLGRTADEVARVVETARKADLLLEVDLSYRFTTGMQRIRELVSAEAIGRVYAADLVFHNAYGPDKDWFYDAHLSGGGCVMDLGIHLVDLALWTLGFPAVEEVRARLYQRGELLAPDPPVVEDYGIANLLLQRGVSVRIATSWRLHTGCDAHIEASFHGAEGGLRLRNVGGSFYNFVAERFTGTSAETLTSPPDEWGGRAATAWAQRLAAGERFDPAAERLIEVAGIIDRIYGR